A window of the Bradyrhizobium ottawaense genome harbors these coding sequences:
- the upp gene encoding uracil phosphoribosyltransferase, producing the protein MEGVTIVSHPLVQHKLTLLRSKDTSTKSFRELLKEIGMLLCYEVTRDLPLADVEIETPLAKMKSPEISGKKLVFAPVLRAGVTFADGMLDLVPTARVAHIGLYREPETFTAVEYFFKAPSDLHERLVIVVSPVLATANLSVAAVDRLKERGANDIRLVSLIASPEGIERMRGIHPDVPVWLAAIDEGLDKDAFIVPGLGDAGDRAYGTR; encoded by the coding sequence ATGGAAGGCGTCACGATCGTTAGCCACCCGCTGGTGCAGCACAAGCTGACACTGTTGCGCAGCAAGGACACCTCGACCAAGTCGTTTCGCGAACTCCTCAAGGAGATCGGGATGCTGCTGTGCTACGAGGTGACCCGCGATCTGCCGCTCGCCGATGTCGAGATCGAGACGCCGCTGGCGAAGATGAAATCGCCGGAGATTTCAGGCAAGAAACTGGTGTTCGCGCCGGTGCTGCGCGCCGGCGTCACCTTCGCGGACGGCATGCTCGACCTGGTGCCGACCGCGCGTGTCGCCCATATCGGGCTCTATCGCGAGCCAGAGACGTTCACGGCGGTGGAATATTTCTTCAAGGCCCCGAGCGATCTGCACGAGCGGCTCGTGATCGTGGTTTCTCCCGTGCTGGCGACGGCGAACCTGTCGGTCGCTGCGGTCGACCGGCTCAAGGAGCGGGGCGCCAATGACATCCGCCTGGTCAGCCTGATCGCTTCGCCGGAAGGGATCGAGCGCATGCGCGGCATTCACCCGGACGTTCCGGTCTGGCTCGCCGCCATCGACGAGGGGCTCGACAAGGACGCCTTTATCGTGCCGGGCCTTGGCGACGCGGGGGACCGCGCCTACGGCACCAGGTGA
- a CDS encoding URC4/urg3 family protein, with protein MSVENPETAAALSLLNAGAVRQRAHRLLAIGLEDGLANFRIHLDRMDATAELVAETTRKAYPTLAIPFHSRWRHFAIDGVDRWIELADRIAWPDPAARARAEFDLAMVSVFLDAGAGPSWRYRDPVSGSAIGRSEGLGLASLAMFTSGAFSSDPKDPLRADAERLTNFTVADLERGMQVSADNPLVGLDGRVNLLRSLGRLSAAKPGVFGLNDTPRPGGLFDRLAKLAADRRLPAPTILSELLKELGPIWPSRLTLGGIALGDCWKHPMLTTGDATSHLMPLHKLSQWLTYSLIEPLQRAGIDVTDIDGLTGLAEYRNGGLFVDHGVLTFRDEGDASREHDVASSLVVEWRALTVALLDRVADGVRRRLGLDADALPLAKILEGGTWAAGRRLARDRRADASPPVKIVSDGTVF; from the coding sequence GTGTCTGTCGAAAATCCCGAGACGGCGGCAGCGTTGTCGTTGCTGAACGCCGGAGCGGTTCGCCAGCGCGCCCATCGGCTGCTGGCGATCGGCCTCGAGGACGGGCTTGCGAACTTTCGCATCCACCTCGATCGCATGGACGCGACCGCTGAACTGGTCGCGGAGACCACGCGCAAGGCCTATCCCACGCTGGCGATACCGTTTCATTCGCGCTGGCGGCATTTTGCGATTGACGGTGTCGATCGCTGGATTGAGTTAGCCGACCGGATCGCATGGCCCGATCCGGCGGCGCGGGCCCGTGCCGAATTCGATCTCGCCATGGTCAGCGTCTTCCTCGACGCCGGCGCCGGCCCGTCGTGGCGTTACCGCGATCCCGTCAGCGGATCGGCGATCGGCCGCTCGGAAGGATTGGGACTGGCGAGCCTTGCGATGTTCACGAGCGGCGCCTTCTCGTCCGATCCCAAAGATCCGCTTCGGGCCGATGCCGAGCGGCTTACGAATTTCACCGTGGCCGACCTCGAACGCGGCATGCAGGTCTCGGCGGACAATCCGCTGGTCGGCCTCGATGGCCGCGTGAATTTATTGCGCAGCCTCGGCAGGTTGTCGGCCGCAAAGCCAGGTGTGTTCGGACTCAACGATACGCCGCGGCCCGGCGGGCTGTTCGATCGGCTGGCAAAGCTTGCCGCTGATCGCAGGCTTCCGGCGCCGACAATATTGTCGGAGCTTCTGAAGGAGCTCGGGCCGATCTGGCCGTCGCGGCTGACGCTCGGCGGGATTGCGCTCGGCGATTGCTGGAAGCATCCGATGCTGACGACCGGGGACGCGACCAGCCATCTGATGCCGCTGCACAAGCTCTCGCAGTGGCTGACCTATTCTCTGATCGAGCCGCTGCAGCGCGCCGGCATCGATGTGACCGATATCGACGGGCTGACGGGCCTCGCCGAATATCGCAACGGCGGACTGTTCGTCGATCACGGCGTGCTGACGTTCCGCGACGAAGGTGATGCATCGCGCGAGCACGATGTGGCTTCATCCCTTGTCGTGGAATGGCGGGCGTTGACGGTGGCATTGCTCGATCGCGTTGCCGACGGCGTGCGGCGCCGTCTCGGGCTCGACGCCGACGCACTGCCGCTGGCGAAAATTCTCGAAGGCGGCACCTGGGCGGCGGGCCGGCGGCTGGCACGCGATCGCCGCGCCGATGCGTCGCCGCCAGTAAAGATCGTCAGCGACGGCACGGTGTTTTAG
- a CDS encoding GTP cyclohydrolase II — MTRSNRTDHIRITSHPAPGAKVEFPIHWGAATARERGPVIGTVSRPQDRNVIGTHSGSYSIYRALAVSSGELDPIRRPDLTNTQPAAVIGPFPQWTDPNKIVSLDPWGHLAAVEFSKQIAEGIDIRPSIAVTRARLDLPELQAAITAGRLKRDGDVVHESGSVSVVKIAIDPVWYLPGIAARFATTENNLRRQLFEQTAGMFPELVTRPDLHVFLPPIGGTTAYLFGDVTKLPDHRTRITCRVHDECNGSDVFGSDICTCRPYLLHGIEECVRAGQTGGLGIIIYNRKEGRALGEVTKFLVYNARKRQEGGDAAAQYFERTECVAGVQDARFQQLMPDVVHWLGLKRIDRFVSMSDMKYDALVSQGIDIVERVPIPDDLVPADAQVEIVAKKAAGYYSPDEPTQRDFVGRSLDKY, encoded by the coding sequence ATGACTCGCTCCAATCGGACTGACCATATCCGGATCACTTCCCACCCGGCGCCGGGCGCGAAGGTTGAATTCCCGATCCACTGGGGCGCAGCGACGGCGCGCGAACGCGGGCCGGTCATCGGCACGGTTTCACGTCCGCAGGACCGTAACGTGATCGGCACCCATAGCGGCTCCTATTCGATCTATCGCGCGCTGGCGGTCTCCTCAGGCGAGCTCGATCCGATCCGGCGTCCTGACCTGACCAATACCCAGCCGGCGGCGGTGATCGGGCCGTTCCCGCAATGGACCGATCCAAACAAGATCGTCTCGCTCGACCCGTGGGGGCATCTCGCCGCGGTAGAATTTTCGAAGCAAATCGCCGAGGGCATCGACATCCGCCCGAGTATCGCCGTCACCCGCGCGCGGCTCGATCTGCCGGAGTTGCAGGCAGCGATCACGGCGGGCCGGCTCAAGCGCGACGGCGATGTCGTTCACGAGAGCGGAAGTGTCTCCGTCGTCAAGATCGCGATCGACCCGGTGTGGTATCTGCCGGGAATTGCGGCGCGCTTCGCCACCACCGAAAATAACCTGCGCCGGCAGTTGTTCGAGCAGACCGCGGGCATGTTTCCCGAACTGGTGACGCGGCCCGACCTTCATGTGTTCCTTCCGCCGATCGGCGGCACCACCGCCTATCTGTTCGGCGATGTCACCAAGCTGCCTGATCATCGCACCCGCATCACCTGCCGCGTGCATGACGAATGCAACGGCTCCGATGTGTTCGGTTCGGATATCTGCACCTGCCGGCCGTATCTGCTGCACGGCATCGAGGAGTGCGTGCGGGCCGGGCAAACAGGCGGGCTCGGCATCATCATCTACAACCGCAAGGAAGGCCGCGCGCTCGGCGAGGTCACCAAATTCCTGGTCTACAACGCGCGCAAGCGGCAGGAAGGCGGCGACGCCGCGGCCCAGTATTTCGAGCGCACAGAATGCGTCGCGGGCGTGCAGGATGCACGATTCCAGCAGTTGATGCCTGACGTCGTGCACTGGCTCGGCCTGAAGCGGATCGACCGCTTCGTTTCCATGAGCGACATGAAGTACGACGCGCTGGTAAGCCAGGGCATCGACATCGTCGAACGCGTGCCGATCCCCGACGATCTGGTGCCGGCGGATGCCCAGGTCGAAATCGTTGCGAAGAAAGCCGCCGGCTATTATTCGCCGGATGAACCGACCCAGCGGGACTTCGTCGGCCGCTCGCTCGACAAATATTGA
- a CDS encoding bestrophin family protein, protein MIVRSKPSFKDIVFAVNGSILPRITPQLMTIALVSVIAIFAAREHPGIFARISAIPFTLIGIALSVFMSFRNNACYARWWEGRELWGELIIACRSFARQVSTLEDDDRRFLLRGLCGFTAGLAARLRGEDELVAIKHWCDIGAASGSPNRTDAVLYQIGRYCLTLVRQDRIGQIHYSVLEGQITVLSNVQGGCERIVSTPVPFAYSLLLHRTALIFCLTLPFALAGSLDWWTLLPVLLVAYTFFGLDALGHQLEDPFGLEPNALPLDAMKRMIEREMLALLGSQDLPPPIEPQKNVLK, encoded by the coding sequence ATGATCGTTCGTTCCAAGCCCAGCTTCAAGGATATCGTATTTGCGGTCAACGGCTCGATCCTGCCGCGGATCACGCCTCAACTCATGACGATTGCACTCGTCAGCGTGATCGCCATCTTCGCCGCACGAGAGCATCCTGGCATCTTCGCGCGGATCAGCGCCATTCCCTTTACCTTGATCGGGATTGCACTGTCCGTCTTCATGAGTTTCCGAAACAACGCCTGCTACGCCCGCTGGTGGGAGGGCCGGGAGCTTTGGGGCGAATTGATCATCGCCTGCCGGTCGTTTGCGCGTCAGGTCTCCACGTTGGAGGACGACGATCGGCGCTTTCTTCTCCGCGGCTTGTGCGGCTTCACCGCCGGACTGGCGGCCCGCCTGCGGGGCGAAGACGAACTGGTGGCGATCAAGCATTGGTGCGATATTGGCGCTGCTTCAGGCAGCCCCAACCGAACGGATGCCGTGCTCTATCAGATCGGAAGATATTGCCTGACGCTGGTGCGCCAGGATCGGATCGGACAAATCCACTATTCAGTCCTCGAAGGTCAGATCACCGTACTCTCCAACGTACAGGGCGGATGCGAACGCATCGTATCGACCCCCGTGCCGTTCGCCTATTCCCTGCTGCTGCACCGGACGGCCCTCATTTTCTGTCTGACGCTGCCGTTCGCGCTTGCCGGATCGCTGGACTGGTGGACGCTTCTGCCCGTCCTGCTCGTTGCCTACACCTTCTTCGGACTCGATGCGCTCGGCCATCAACTCGAGGATCCATTCGGGCTGGAGCCCAATGCGCTTCCGCTGGACGCGATGAAGCGAATGATCGAACGCGAGATGCTCGCGCTGCTGGGAAGTCAGGACCTGCCCCCGCCGATCGAACCCCAGAAGAATGTGCTGAAGTGA
- a CDS encoding FdhF/YdeP family oxidoreductase — translation MTDSKPRYKTYHHPAGGWGAAAATAKVLLEQSVVTKGSRALLAMNQPGGFKCPSCAFPDADCKKTLDFCENGAKALAFEATKRRVTREFFEQYTVSELMEKSDYWLEMQGRLTEPMRYDAASDRYVPCDWDAAFAMIGSHLRALESPHHAEFYTSGRTPNEAAFLYAIFIRQFGTNNFPDCSNMCHEPTSRGLPPSIGVGKGTVVLEDFEHAEAIFVIGQNTGTNSPRMMTNLVEARKRGVPIVAVNPMPERALIRFAEPQDILQMATFGSSPIASEFVHIRIGGDLALLKGMMRVMFERDAKGEKVLDHEFIRAHTVGLEAIREEVLAQEWKDIVEVSGVDEAQIRRVADIYIRSRATMICYGMGLTQHQDGSRLLQQVVNLLLLRGNFGKPGGGISPIRGHSNVQGDRTVGIDEKPSEEYLDRVRDVFGFEPPRAHGHHTIESIEAMHDGVAKVFIGMGGNFVRAVPDTERSYAAMRKLALTVGIAIKLNRGHLVHGRDALILPVISRSEMIHTSAGEQFVTIEDSMSNVTASRGVLKPASPDLLPEVEIVCRMARATLPDSKIPWESYIHDYDLIRDKIAAVYPEIYSDFSEKIKNPKGLHLDVPPRRLVWPTPNGKANFLLLPGLEVNVPVADPTMLRLATVRSHDQFNTTIYSYNDRYRGVYNDRMVLFMNAEDRSARGLESGSRVTLETICDDGVQRRVDGLTVLDYPMPRGAVAGYYPELNPLLPLGYYDKISGTPAAKSIPVRVVT, via the coding sequence ATGACGGACAGCAAGCCTCGTTATAAGACCTACCATCACCCCGCCGGTGGGTGGGGTGCTGCAGCCGCCACCGCAAAAGTGCTGCTCGAGCAGAGCGTCGTCACCAAGGGCTCTCGCGCCTTGCTCGCGATGAACCAGCCGGGCGGCTTCAAATGTCCGAGCTGCGCCTTTCCCGACGCGGATTGCAAAAAGACACTCGATTTCTGCGAGAACGGCGCCAAGGCGCTGGCCTTCGAGGCGACGAAGCGAAGGGTCACCCGGGAATTCTTTGAGCAATACACCGTGTCCGAACTGATGGAGAAGTCGGACTACTGGCTCGAAATGCAGGGGCGCCTGACCGAGCCGATGCGCTACGACGCTGCTTCCGACCGATATGTGCCGTGCGATTGGGACGCGGCATTTGCCATGATCGGAAGTCATTTGCGGGCGCTTGAGAGTCCCCACCACGCCGAATTCTACACGTCCGGTCGCACACCCAACGAAGCTGCATTCCTGTACGCAATTTTCATTCGCCAGTTCGGCACCAACAACTTCCCCGACTGCTCGAATATGTGTCACGAACCCACGAGCCGCGGCCTGCCCCCCTCTATCGGGGTTGGAAAAGGAACCGTGGTACTGGAGGACTTCGAGCACGCTGAAGCCATATTCGTCATTGGACAGAATACCGGCACCAATTCGCCGCGCATGATGACCAATCTGGTTGAAGCGCGAAAGCGCGGCGTCCCGATTGTCGCCGTCAATCCCATGCCGGAGCGGGCTCTTATACGCTTCGCCGAGCCGCAGGACATCCTGCAGATGGCGACGTTCGGATCGAGTCCGATAGCAAGCGAATTCGTTCACATCCGCATTGGCGGTGACCTCGCCCTTCTCAAGGGCATGATGAGGGTGATGTTCGAGCGCGACGCCAAAGGCGAGAAGGTCCTCGACCACGAATTCATCCGTGCGCATACGGTCGGTTTGGAAGCCATCCGCGAGGAAGTGCTGGCCCAGGAGTGGAAAGACATCGTCGAGGTCTCCGGCGTCGACGAGGCACAGATTCGCCGCGTTGCCGACATCTACATCCGCTCGCGCGCGACAATGATCTGCTATGGAATGGGCCTGACCCAGCATCAGGATGGCTCGCGGCTGCTCCAGCAGGTGGTGAATCTGCTCCTGCTGCGCGGCAATTTCGGCAAGCCCGGTGGCGGCATTTCACCTATTCGCGGCCATTCGAACGTCCAGGGCGACCGGACGGTCGGCATCGATGAAAAGCCGTCCGAGGAGTACCTGGATCGCGTGCGCGACGTCTTCGGCTTTGAGCCACCCCGCGCGCACGGCCACCACACCATCGAATCCATCGAAGCGATGCATGACGGCGTCGCCAAGGTCTTCATCGGGATGGGCGGCAACTTCGTTCGCGCCGTTCCCGACACCGAAAGATCATATGCCGCCATGCGAAAGCTGGCATTGACGGTCGGCATCGCGATCAAATTGAACCGGGGCCACCTGGTTCATGGGCGCGACGCGCTGATCCTGCCGGTGATCTCCCGTTCCGAGATGATACACACGTCGGCAGGAGAGCAGTTCGTCACGATCGAAGATTCGATGTCCAATGTCACGGCGTCACGTGGCGTATTGAAGCCTGCCAGCCCTGATTTGCTGCCGGAAGTCGAAATTGTCTGCCGGATGGCGCGCGCTACGCTTCCGGACAGCAAGATCCCGTGGGAAAGCTATATTCACGACTACGATCTCATTCGCGACAAGATCGCCGCCGTTTATCCGGAGATCTACAGCGATTTCTCCGAGAAGATAAAAAACCCAAAGGGCCTTCACCTCGACGTGCCGCCGCGCCGGCTGGTTTGGCCCACGCCCAACGGCAAAGCGAATTTCCTGCTGTTGCCGGGCCTCGAGGTAAACGTTCCCGTTGCCGACCCGACGATGTTGCGGTTGGCGACAGTCCGCTCGCACGACCAGTTCAACACGACCATCTACAGCTATAACGACCGTTATCGCGGCGTCTACAACGATCGCATGGTGCTCTTCATGAATGCGGAGGACCGAAGCGCGCGGGGGCTGGAGTCGGGATCGCGCGTCACGCTCGAAACCATCTGTGACGACGGTGTCCAGCGTCGCGTGGATGGATTGACGGTGCTGGATTATCCGATGCCGCGCGGGGCTGTCGCGGGATATTACCCCGAACTGAATCCCCTTTTGCCTCTCGGTTATTACGACAAGATCAGCGGTACGCCTGCCGCCAAGTCGATCCCGGTTCGTGTCGTTACCTAG
- a CDS encoding cytochrome ubiquinol oxidase subunit I, giving the protein MLGHLDPVILARAQFAFTVSFHFVFPAFSIGLASYLMVLEGLWLKTGDGVYANLYRYWLKIFAVVFGMGVVSGVVMSYQFGTNWSVFSTKAGPIVGPLMAYEVLTAFFLEAGFLGVMLFGISKVGKRLHFFATCMVALGTLISATWIIAVNSWMQTPAGFAINAKGQFVPAGSWLPIIFTASFPYRLVHTVIAAYLTTALVVGGVGAWHLLKDRTNPGARKMFSMAMWMAAIVAPIQILVGDAHGLNTLEHQPAKVLAMEGDYQPSPNGAPLILFGLPSNDEARVRYEVAVPHIGSLILKHDPYAPLPGLTDFPRDQWPPAPIIFWSFRIMVALGFAMLGVGLWSLLARARRKLYDWPALHGVAVAMGPAGFVAVIAGWVTTEVGRQPFTIYGLLRTAESHSPLAAPAVAASLLAFVIVYFSAFGAGTYYLLRLMAKAPERNETEPPNLPQRAAGITPASGVGVPLPAGE; this is encoded by the coding sequence TTGCTTGGGCATCTCGATCCGGTGATCTTGGCGCGCGCGCAGTTCGCGTTCACCGTCTCCTTCCACTTCGTCTTCCCGGCCTTTTCCATAGGGCTCGCAAGCTACCTGATGGTGCTTGAGGGCCTCTGGTTGAAGACGGGAGATGGCGTCTACGCCAACCTCTACCGCTACTGGCTCAAGATCTTCGCGGTCGTGTTTGGCATGGGTGTCGTCTCGGGCGTTGTCATGTCCTACCAGTTCGGTACGAACTGGTCGGTGTTTTCGACCAAGGCAGGACCGATCGTCGGTCCATTGATGGCCTATGAGGTGCTTACCGCCTTCTTCCTGGAGGCCGGATTCCTCGGAGTCATGCTGTTCGGCATCAGCAAAGTGGGCAAGCGCCTGCATTTCTTCGCCACCTGCATGGTCGCGCTCGGCACGCTCATCTCCGCCACCTGGATCATCGCCGTGAACAGCTGGATGCAGACGCCGGCGGGCTTTGCGATCAACGCCAAGGGGCAATTCGTACCGGCAGGCTCCTGGCTTCCGATCATCTTCACGGCCAGCTTTCCCTATCGCCTCGTCCACACCGTGATCGCGGCCTATCTCACCACCGCGCTCGTCGTTGGTGGCGTCGGCGCCTGGCACCTCCTCAAGGACCGCACCAATCCAGGCGCTCGCAAGATGTTCTCGATGGCAATGTGGATGGCGGCGATCGTGGCACCCATCCAGATCCTGGTCGGAGACGCGCACGGACTGAACACGCTGGAACATCAGCCGGCCAAGGTGCTGGCAATGGAGGGCGACTATCAGCCGAGCCCCAATGGGGCCCCGCTGATCCTGTTCGGCCTGCCGAGCAACGACGAGGCCCGTGTCCGTTACGAAGTGGCCGTGCCCCATATCGGATCGCTGATCCTGAAGCATGATCCGTACGCACCGCTTCCCGGCCTTACCGACTTCCCGCGCGACCAATGGCCCCCGGCCCCAATCATATTCTGGTCGTTCCGGATCATGGTGGCGTTGGGATTCGCCATGCTCGGTGTCGGCCTTTGGAGCCTGCTCGCCCGCGCCCGCAGGAAGCTCTACGACTGGCCAGCGCTGCATGGCGTCGCCGTCGCCATGGGGCCAGCCGGCTTCGTCGCGGTGATCGCGGGCTGGGTCACGACCGAGGTCGGCCGTCAGCCCTTCACGATCTATGGCCTGCTCCGCACCGCGGAATCGCACTCCCCGCTTGCCGCCCCGGCCGTGGCGGCGTCGCTGCTTGCCTTCGTGATCGTCTACTTCAGCGCCTTCGGAGCGGGAACCTATTATCTGCTGCGCCTGATGGCGAAAGCGCCCGAGCGCAACGAAACGGAACCGCCGAACCTGCCGCAGCGCGCGGCCGGCATCACGCCAGCGTCAGGCGTCGGCGTGCCTCTGCCGGCGGGGGAGTGA
- the cydB gene encoding cytochrome d ubiquinol oxidase subunit II codes for MGSIDLTIVWAVIIGFAVIAYVVMDGFDLGIGILFPTLAVGSERDQAMNSIAPVWDGNETWLVMGGGGLFAAFPLAYAIILPATYPLMIAMLLGLVFRGVAFEFRWRDARHRPLWDFAFSLGSVVAALSQGITLGAVLQGIHVENDAYAGGWLDWLSPFSLLTGAAVVIGYALLGATWLVWKTEGTSQQHARGAAFWLGAGTLVALAAVSAATPFLGYDYWRRWFAMPGVLLTAQVPLLVAICAATFFWSLGRNFERLPFLMALALFLLGFLGLGISMYPYVVPRAVTIWDAAAPPESQSFMLVGALVIIPLILAYTGWAYWVFRGKAGVHGYH; via the coding sequence ATGGGTAGCATCGACCTCACGATCGTCTGGGCGGTGATCATCGGCTTTGCGGTGATTGCCTATGTCGTCATGGACGGCTTCGACCTAGGCATCGGCATCCTGTTCCCGACCCTGGCGGTCGGCAGCGAGCGCGATCAGGCGATGAACTCGATCGCGCCGGTGTGGGACGGCAATGAGACCTGGCTGGTCATGGGCGGCGGCGGATTGTTCGCTGCCTTTCCGCTCGCCTATGCCATCATTCTTCCGGCGACCTATCCGCTGATGATCGCGATGCTGCTGGGCCTCGTCTTCCGCGGTGTCGCCTTCGAGTTCCGCTGGCGCGACGCGCGTCACCGGCCGCTATGGGACTTTGCATTTTCGCTGGGCTCGGTGGTCGCGGCGCTATCGCAAGGCATCACGCTCGGCGCAGTCCTGCAGGGCATTCATGTCGAGAACGACGCCTATGCAGGCGGATGGCTCGACTGGTTGAGCCCGTTCAGCCTATTGACCGGCGCGGCGGTGGTGATCGGGTATGCGCTGCTGGGTGCGACCTGGCTCGTCTGGAAAACGGAAGGGACGAGCCAGCAACATGCGCGCGGCGCCGCGTTCTGGCTCGGTGCCGGAACGCTCGTCGCGCTCGCCGCGGTGAGCGCGGCGACACCGTTCCTTGGCTATGATTACTGGCGGCGCTGGTTCGCCATGCCCGGCGTTTTGCTGACGGCCCAGGTGCCGCTGCTCGTAGCGATTTGCGCGGCCACTTTCTTCTGGAGCCTCGGCCGCAATTTCGAGCGGCTTCCTTTCCTGATGGCGCTTGCGCTATTCCTGCTTGGCTTCCTTGGGCTTGGCATCAGCATGTATCCCTATGTCGTGCCTCGCGCGGTGACGATCTGGGACGCCGCCGCGCCGCCCGAGAGCCAGTCGTTCATGCTGGTGGGCGCGCTCGTCATCATCCCCTTGATCCTTGCCTATACAGGCTGGGCCTATTGGGTCTTCCGGGGCAAGGCGGGCGTTCACGGATACCATTGA
- a CDS encoding DUF2474 domain-containing protein, whose protein sequence is MERKLPLWKRLAWMAAIWSASVIALGGVAGLIRLCLKD, encoded by the coding sequence ATGGAACGCAAACTGCCACTTTGGAAAAGGCTCGCCTGGATGGCTGCGATCTGGTCCGCCAGTGTCATCGCGCTCGGAGGCGTCGCCGGCCTGATCCGTCTATGTCTGAAGGATTGA
- the fdhD gene encoding formate dehydrogenase accessory sulfurtransferase FdhD, giving the protein MTANDALAERKMLIWRAGRPTPSSRTVAEEKGVALTYDGTTYAVMMATPAHLHDFAVGFSITEGVVERAEEISSVELVESELGVEVRMWLVADRSRSFVARRRAIVGPAGCGLCGIESLEQARLVPRRVASRSKFRAADLLGAMSALAPLQCLNQKTRAMHAAAFWDVSEGIGLVREDVGRHNALDKLAGALIGCNRVRSNGAVLLTSRVSVEMVQKTAMIGVPVLVAVSAPTTLAIETAEQAGITLIAVARDDGYEIFTHPDRIVFSERRSLSSSAADFGIG; this is encoded by the coding sequence ATGACAGCGAATGACGCTCTCGCCGAAAGGAAAATGCTCATCTGGCGCGCAGGCCGCCCAACCCCGTCGTCGCGCACCGTGGCGGAAGAGAAGGGCGTTGCGTTGACCTACGATGGGACGACCTACGCCGTGATGATGGCAACGCCTGCCCATCTTCATGACTTTGCCGTCGGCTTTAGCATCACGGAAGGGGTCGTGGAACGGGCCGAGGAGATCAGCAGCGTTGAGCTGGTCGAGAGCGAACTCGGCGTCGAAGTTCGCATGTGGCTTGTTGCGGACCGCTCCAGATCGTTCGTCGCTCGCCGACGTGCGATCGTGGGGCCGGCAGGTTGCGGGCTCTGCGGGATCGAAAGTCTTGAACAGGCACGTTTGGTCCCGCGGCGGGTGGCAAGCCGTTCGAAGTTTCGCGCCGCTGACCTGCTCGGCGCGATGTCTGCGCTGGCGCCCTTGCAGTGCCTCAACCAGAAAACCCGCGCGATGCACGCTGCCGCTTTCTGGGACGTCTCCGAAGGCATCGGTTTGGTGCGAGAGGATGTCGGTCGCCACAATGCGCTCGATAAGCTTGCCGGCGCGCTGATCGGCTGCAACAGGGTTCGATCGAATGGCGCCGTCCTGCTCACCAGCAGAGTCTCGGTCGAGATGGTGCAGAAGACGGCAATGATCGGTGTTCCGGTTCTTGTCGCTGTTTCCGCGCCCACGACGCTTGCGATAGAGACCGCTGAGCAGGCCGGAATTACCCTGATCGCCGTCGCGCGCGACGATGGATACGAGATCTTCACCCATCCGGACCGCATCGTGTTCTCCGAACGGCGGTCTTTGTCGTCCAGCGCTGCGGACTTCGGCATTGGCTGA
- a CDS encoding BON domain-containing protein: MKTDTELRQDVEKGLAWNSRVDAGHITVTARNRVVTLAGRVQSYATKCEAGSVVKHIAGVAGLANDLEVTPEGTQPNDADLTQSVLQALEANVFVPSKTIKPVVHDGWVTLSGKVLYYYEKLDAENAVRPLRGVKGITDSVVIDNPDGPQGLSQEIIADALSRNARLDTDRITVKVNGRTVVLEGAVRCLAERDEAEQAAWAAPGVSTIENHLAVS; this comes from the coding sequence ATGAAAACCGACACGGAGCTTCGTCAAGACGTCGAGAAGGGACTCGCCTGGAATTCAAGGGTCGATGCGGGCCACATCACCGTAACCGCCCGCAACAGGGTGGTCACACTTGCCGGCCGCGTACAAAGTTACGCCACCAAATGCGAGGCCGGGAGCGTGGTGAAGCACATTGCCGGCGTCGCGGGACTCGCCAATGATCTGGAAGTGACGCCAGAGGGAACGCAACCAAACGATGCCGATTTGACACAGAGCGTATTGCAGGCCCTTGAGGCTAACGTTTTTGTACCGTCGAAGACGATCAAGCCCGTCGTTCACGACGGCTGGGTCACGCTCAGCGGCAAAGTACTGTACTACTACGAGAAGCTGGACGCGGAAAATGCCGTGCGCCCGTTGCGCGGAGTCAAAGGGATAACCGATTCAGTCGTGATCGATAATCCCGATGGGCCGCAAGGCCTGAGCCAGGAGATTATCGCCGACGCGCTCTCTCGAAATGCCCGTCTCGATACGGATCGGATCACTGTGAAGGTCAACGGTCGTACCGTGGTCCTCGAAGGCGCGGTTCGGTGTTTGGCCGAGCGCGATGAAGCCGAACAGGCGGCTTGGGCGGCGCCAGGTGTGAGCACCATCGAAAATCATCTTGCGGTCAGCTGA